One genomic window of Arthrobacter sp. KBS0703 includes the following:
- a CDS encoding glutamyl-tRNA reductase has protein sequence MVLFSLVATHADIDLETVAQLSNGSSGIATSALAGSPAVTGAVVLATCNRYEIYGEAAHADDVEAARAALVGQISDMSGLSEQLVSRSFSTHTGPEVSEHLFAVSSGLDSAVVGEREIAGQVRRALITAQHEGTASSGLVRLFQAASKTAKDVGAQTALGSRGLSIVSVALDLATDLSEETDWSQKKVVVFGTGAYAGATMALLRERGCRDIAVFSSSGRAATFVATRGGTALDGDTLDAAVAAADVMIGCSGSDARVEASELAQVRANSAQPLIAIDLALTHDFDPAVGELDGVELLTLESVRLAAPQEQAESLAQASSLVSGAAAAFEQEREARSVDSAIVALRRHTMNVLDAEMEKVRARHGCTAAAEEVEFALRRMVKQLLHVPTVRARELASNGQQDDYVAALETLYGITVEQPAAAAKAECPVDHSQVAPARRPQAGDQRNSA, from the coding sequence CTCACGCCGACATCGACCTCGAAACCGTTGCTCAGCTAAGCAACGGTTCATCAGGCATCGCCACATCCGCCCTCGCCGGATCGCCGGCTGTGACGGGTGCGGTTGTCCTTGCCACCTGCAACCGCTACGAAATCTACGGCGAAGCGGCGCACGCGGACGACGTCGAAGCCGCCCGCGCCGCCCTGGTCGGCCAGATCAGCGACATGAGCGGGCTCAGTGAACAGCTCGTGTCCCGGTCATTCAGCACGCACACGGGCCCCGAAGTCAGCGAGCACCTTTTTGCCGTCAGCTCCGGCCTGGACTCCGCTGTGGTCGGCGAACGCGAAATCGCGGGACAGGTGCGCCGCGCGCTGATCACCGCCCAGCACGAAGGCACGGCCAGCTCCGGCCTCGTCCGCCTGTTCCAGGCCGCCTCCAAGACCGCAAAGGACGTCGGCGCCCAGACAGCGCTCGGATCCCGGGGCCTGTCCATCGTCTCAGTGGCCCTCGATCTTGCGACGGACCTTTCCGAGGAAACCGACTGGTCGCAGAAGAAGGTTGTGGTGTTCGGCACCGGCGCCTACGCCGGAGCCACCATGGCGCTGCTGCGCGAACGCGGCTGCCGCGACATCGCGGTCTTTTCCTCCTCAGGGCGGGCCGCAACGTTTGTGGCCACCCGCGGCGGCACGGCGCTCGACGGCGACACGCTGGACGCCGCCGTGGCAGCCGCCGACGTCATGATCGGGTGCAGCGGCTCCGACGCCAGGGTGGAAGCATCCGAGCTCGCACAAGTCCGCGCCAACTCGGCCCAGCCGCTGATCGCGATCGACTTGGCGCTGACGCACGATTTCGACCCCGCCGTGGGAGAGCTCGACGGCGTGGAGCTCCTCACGCTGGAGTCCGTGCGCCTCGCGGCCCCCCAGGAGCAGGCGGAGTCCCTCGCCCAGGCCAGCAGCCTGGTGTCCGGCGCAGCCGCAGCCTTCGAACAGGAGCGGGAGGCCCGGTCCGTGGACTCGGCCATCGTGGCCCTGCGCCGCCACACCATGAACGTCCTGGACGCGGAAATGGAAAAGGTCCGCGCCCGCCACGGCTGCACCGCAGCGGCTGAAGAAGTTGAATTCGCGCTCCGCCGCATGGTCAAGCAGCTCCTCCACGTCCCCACCGTCCGGGCCCGGGAGCTGGCGTCCAACGGTCAGCAGGACGACTACGTCGCCGCCCTCGAAACCCTCTACGGCATCACCGTGGAACAGCCGGCAGCCGCGGCAAAGGCCGAGTGCCCCGTCGATCACAGCCAGGTGGCTCCGGCCAGGCGTCCCCAGGCAGGGGACCAACGGAACTCCGCCTAG